In Spirosoma pollinicola, the genomic window ATGGACGCAATAGAGCCGGTAATGTCTTTTCGCTGGGTCGTATTATACCCTGTAACAACAACCTGGGTCAACTCGTTGACCGCTTCCTTCATCTGCACATTAACAACCGAGCGATTACCAATGGCCACTTCCTGCGAAACCAGTCCTATCGAGGTAAGCAACAGAATAGCCGAACTACCAGGCACCGTGATGCTGTAATTACCATTGGCATCGGTACTAACGCCATTGGTTGTTCCTTTCACTACGATGTTGACTCCGGGGATTGGCAGTCCATCCTGCGTCGATGTGACCCTACCGGTTATACGCTGGCCTTGAGCAAGCAAATAGCCGGGCAACATGACCAGCAACGCTAGCCAACTAATTATACCGCAATATTTTCTCATGTATAGGTTATACGCTAGGCAAAAGTTTTTGAGGTAAATACACTATTGAAGGAAACAAACGATTAGTCAACGTAGCAAGCTACTATTTTTTCAAACGAAAAATCAACCTTCATCGTATAAATGTATTGTCTGGCCAACTGGCTCAAATTAGCCTTTTTTCTGTCAGAACAAGAAATTTAACCGGCGAAAAAAGTTCTCCATCTATTTTTAATGCTGAAGCTGTTTAAACTTTTACGTAGCAGTTTACCTTTTTGCCAGCAGTTTCAGATTTTACAGAGACTAAATACCATAAAAAGAGGCTCCCCGTATGTACGGGGAGCCTCACTGACTGGATTTGGCAGGATTAGAAACCTGGTGTGGCCTTAAAAATTAGGGTTTTTAATGGCAGCACCGGTTGTTGGGTTCAACACTGTTTCATCAGCAGGAACATCCCAATAATCCATGAAGTTGTAGTCGATCGTTACATTCTTGTTAATCAAAGCCCCGGCATTCGTGATAACCGTATTGCCATAGCTACCGCCACCGCTGGCAATAGGATATGTCCAGCCCCAACGACGCAGATCATAGAAAGCCAACCCACGGCTAAACAGAGAGACTCTTCTTTCTTTGGTTAACTCGGTAAGCGCTTTCGATAGGGTAAGGCTTGTACCGGCAACGGCTGGAACACCAGCACCCTGATATGTCCGTACGGCATCGACAAAACCTAAACCGGTTTCGATATTGCCCAGACGCATATTGGCTTCAGCCAGCATCAGTGCGTTTTCTTCGTAGCTACCAGCGATGAAGACTTCATGCGCACCTATATCCTTAGACCCGTATACGTATACGCCAGTTACGCCGGTGCCATTAGGTACCATGCTATAACGCGTTGTAAACGTATAGTTGTTTTTGTAGGTCGTTTTGGTATTGAAGTTGTTAACTACCCGTTGGTCGCCAGCATTGAACGACTGCATAAAGCGTTCGCTGATCTTGAAGGTCGAGCTGGTATTCACGTTTGACGTTAATGCCGCAACCGTTCCACCCGTAGGCGAGAAAGGCGAGTTAGAGGCAGTGCTACGTTCCGTGAAGACGATATCCCCTTTCTTGATCCCGTTGGTAGCCAGCGTCAATACACTGGTCCAGTCGGCAGCGGTCATGGCAGTTGTCGACGACTTGGAGATCGTAGCTGCCGGATTGCCGTTTACAAACGGAGCCAGTTTATTAACCAGAATATTCCGCGCCAGCATCGTGTTGATGTTGCGTTTCCACATGTCAACTGTTGGCACACCGCCGTTGCCTACCTGCATAAATGAAGGAATCAACTGGCCTAATACAGCCTGATAATCCGACGCACTGGTAATGGAACCCAGGGTAGTAGCCGCCAGGTTGAAATACTCGTTCGACTTAGTGATCATTGCATCATGCAATACGTAGCCACCATCCGTTGCACCTGTTTTATCGGCAATTAAGCCAGCATAATACATCGAACCGATAGAGGCATAGGCATAGCCTTTCCACCAGTAAGACCAGGCTTTGATCGTATTGGCCCGGCTGGTCTTATCACCCGAGAATGAAATGGTGCTTACCAGATCCAACGTCTCATTACAGACGTTATTCAAGGCATACATGTTCAGCCATTGGTAGTACAATGGGTTGTTGCCAGCACCCGTAGCGGCCCGACTGTTATAAGCCCGAATGATTCCTACTTGTGGAGCCGGGTTGGTCACTTTCGTACCATCGTCCAGAATAATATAGTCGGGAACACCAATGGTTGTCACCTGGTTGTTGGAAGCATCCGCCCCCACGTTATCAGCCATCAGTTCGCTATAGCCCCAGGGCAACGAAAAGTAGCTATTACCCAGCCAGCCATCGCCGTTCAGGAAACCGTTGACATAAACACCACCCTGCGCAAATGCAATCAACCCAGTCTCGGTGTTGACATTGGCAGCTGTGGTAGGCTGGTTGGGGTTGCCCACATCCAGTTGTTCTTTACAAGAGACCCCGGCAAGCATGAGGGTCGCGAAAAGAGCGGTGGAGAAAAATTTATTTTTAGTGATACGTTTCATCTTAAAAGAAATTAAGTTGTAAGTACTTAGTATCCAAGCAGTAAGTAATTAACTCACCTGCTGCTCCTTATAACTTAAGTGATTAGAAACCAATGTTCAGACCCACCTGATACGACTTAGTGTTCGGCAGTGTGCTGTGATCGACACCCCGGTCAAACGACGAGTTCGACGAACCTGAGCTAACTTCAGGATCATAGCCCGTGTATTTGGTGAAGGTCATCAGGTTGCGGCCCGTAAAGACGATCTGTGCTTTGTTCAGGTAGGGTAGTTTAACAATCTTGGCGATATCGAAAGCCAGCGAAATGTTCCGTAACCGTACAAACGACGCATCTTCTACGAAGAAATCTTTGGTGGCGTTGTTACCCGCGCCCCGTGTGCTACCCCATAAGTTATAATACGCACCCGACCAGTACGCTGGGAAGGCACCCGTTTTGCCATCAATAGTAACCTGTTTGGTGAAGTCTCCGCTGATACCATCACGATACATCCATTCTTTCGTCTGGTTGTAAAGTTTGCTGCCATAAACCCAGTCAAACTGGAAGTTCAGCGTCACGAAGTTTTTGAAGCTAACCCCATTGATAAACGACATGTTGAACTTGGGGTTCGGGTTCATTAACGGATAGGTTTCGTTGGTGAACTGAGGCTGGTAAGTCGTTTTGCTGACAACACGTCCATCCACCAGCTGGTAGCCCCCTTCGTTTGCAGCGCTAATGTACCGTACGCCTTCCTGATTGACATAGTCCAGGCTGGTTAAGGCTTTGTAGCCATACACCTGACCAATTGGCTGACCGGGCGTTAGAACCAGTGCGGTGCTACCGGCAAGCGATGTCAGGATAATGTCGGCACCTCCCGAAATAGCATCAATTTTAGAGATCTGATGACCGAAGTTGGTCGTGAAATCCCATTTCAGGTCTTTAGACCGGTAAATTGGCAAGCTAAGCGAGAATTGAACCCCGTTTGACGACATGTCGATAGCGTTGGTCAACTGCCCTGTCGAACCCAGCGATGGTGGTACGCTTACGGTGTAAATTACGTTGGCACTTGAGCGTTTCCAGTACGTAAACGCACCCGAAATCGAGTTAAACCATGTACGATTCGAATTGCCGCCGATGGTAAAGTCAGTACCAATTTCGAGCTCTTTCGACACCTCCACTTTCAGGTTTGGATTCTGGGTCGTTGTGGGAATGGTATACACCAAACCTGAACCCAGATTCCGCTGGCTCAATACAGGGTAGCGGTCAAATGCACCCGGCTGAATACCCGCTTCGCCATAAGCTGCCCGTAATTTGAAGTATGGTAAGGCATTGGCAATGCTGCTGTTCTTGAAGAACGACAATGGAGAAACGTGACCATCGAAGTGAGGAAAGGTGAACGGCGTAGACCCTGCACCAAAGGCCGACGACCAGTCAGTCCGGAAACCAGCCGTGATGCCACCATAATCACCAAAATCAACTTTCTGGTTTACCAGATAGCCGTAAGTAATGAACGGTGTCACAATATCCTTATCAACTGCCTGTGATGCAGTAGCCGCCACGTTGAAGGGTGGCGCTGTACTCAAGCCTACACCGTAGGTATCGTATTGCGTCGACTTGTTCTTGCGGTAATCGAACGATACCTGCGTGCTGGTCTGGATAGGCAGATTTATATGGAAATCATTCTGAAAATCAGTCCGGATAAAGGCCGTACCCAGAAAGTTCTGGAATGTATTCGTGTATTGGAAGTTGTCGATTTCACCCTTGTTGTCAGGGGCGTAGTTGCTCGCATAAGAGCCGTAATATTCTGAGGTGATATTTTGCGACTGATTTAAATAGGTCCAGCGAGCCGTTTCATTCCGGTAGTTGATACCATATTTACCATCCAGCGTCAAAAATTTGTTGATCTTATATTCAGCCTGGAAATTCTGAAGAACGTCGATTTTATTGTTGATCGCATCCGTATAGGCTGCCTGGTAGTAAGGGTTACCGGCGTTAACGCTCAAAAAGTCAGCCGTTGGGTAAACCGGATAGGTTCCATCAGACAGTTTACGAGTCAGGTCAAAAAACGGCGATGTATTCAAAAAGCCATACACCTGTCCCACATTACCACTTCCGCCATTAAAAGGCGAGTACATAGCCCCTAAACCTGGCTTCAGGGTGTTTTTAGTGTAAACCAATTGGGTAGTCGAACGGATGGTGAAGCCTTTGAAAATCTCGGTGCCGATGTTAGCCGACAAGTTACTACGGTCAATATACCCATTCTCTTTCGTCAGGATTGGCGACGTCGTGTGGTTATTAGAGGCAGCAATGTTGAAGTCGCTTTTTTCTGAAGCGCCCGACACATTGACGTTGTTGTTTGACGTGATCCCCGTGCTAAATACCTGTTTGAAATGGTCATAATACTTCAGGTTGCCACTGTAGGGTGTATTGGCATCATTGCGGATATCCTGAATGGCATAACGCGTTGCACCACCATATTTATAGGAAATACCCGTAATAGCGCCATTCTCGGTGTAATCCAGAATATTACCTTTAGCATCAACGATGTTATTGTTGCCGTCGGTCAAATACGGATGTAAATCTGCTTTACGGACATTTCCCGTATTTAGGAATTCATTGGCTGAGAAGCTGGACGAAAAATTAACTGAGGTGCGGCCTTTCTTTCCTTTTTTGGTGAACACCTGAATTACGCCATTAGCTCCCTGCGCCCCATAGATCGAAGCCGAAGCCGCACCCTGCGCAACCTCGATACGCTCTATGTTGCTTAAATCAA contains:
- a CDS encoding RagB/SusD family nutrient uptake outer membrane protein, with the translated sequence MKRITKNKFFSTALFATLMLAGVSCKEQLDVGNPNQPTTAANVNTETGLIAFAQGGVYVNGFLNGDGWLGNSYFSLPWGYSELMADNVGADASNNQVTTIGVPDYIILDDGTKVTNPAPQVGIIRAYNSRAATGAGNNPLYYQWLNMYALNNVCNETLDLVSTISFSGDKTSRANTIKAWSYWWKGYAYASIGSMYYAGLIADKTGATDGGYVLHDAMITKSNEYFNLAATTLGSITSASDYQAVLGQLIPSFMQVGNGGVPTVDMWKRNINTMLARNILVNKLAPFVNGNPAATISKSSTTAMTAADWTSVLTLATNGIKKGDIVFTERSTASNSPFSPTGGTVAALTSNVNTSSTFKISERFMQSFNAGDQRVVNNFNTKTTYKNNYTFTTRYSMVPNGTGVTGVYVYGSKDIGAHEVFIAGSYEENALMLAEANMRLGNIETGLGFVDAVRTYQGAGVPAVAGTSLTLSKALTELTKERRVSLFSRGLAFYDLRRWGWTYPIASGGGSYGNTVITNAGALINKNVTIDYNFMDYWDVPADETVLNPTTGAAIKNPNF
- a CDS encoding SusC/RagA family TonB-linked outer membrane protein, whose amino-acid sequence is MSRILLLSFLLVSSLWSTAWAQERRIVGKVTSAEDGSSLPGVSVVVKGTSKGTSTDASGIFDMSVPAKGTTLVFSFVGVTTQEVVVGNQSEVNVSLVSDSRLLTEVVVTGSGVATSKAKLGIAIESVSAKDLPQTPTASIDQALVGKIPGAQISSTSGNPGDPVNILLRGINSVQGGTKPLIMVDGVQVAATDINSLDLSNIERIEVAQGAASASIYGAQGANGVIQVFTKKGKKGRTSVNFSSSFSANEFLNTGNVRKADLHPYLTDGNNNIVDAKGNILDYTENGAITGISYKYGGATRYAIQDIRNDANTPYSGNLKYYDHFKQVFSTGITSNNNVNVSGASEKSDFNIAASNNHTTSPILTKENGYIDRSNLSANIGTEIFKGFTIRSTTQLVYTKNTLKPGLGAMYSPFNGGSGNVGQVYGFLNTSPFFDLTRKLSDGTYPVYPTADFLSVNAGNPYYQAAYTDAINNKIDVLQNFQAEYKINKFLTLDGKYGINYRNETARWTYLNQSQNITSEYYGSYASNYAPDNKGEIDNFQYTNTFQNFLGTAFIRTDFQNDFHINLPIQTSTQVSFDYRKNKSTQYDTYGVGLSTAPPFNVAATASQAVDKDIVTPFITYGYLVNQKVDFGDYGGITAGFRTDWSSAFGAGSTPFTFPHFDGHVSPLSFFKNSSIANALPYFKLRAAYGEAGIQPGAFDRYPVLSQRNLGSGLVYTIPTTTQNPNLKVEVSKELEIGTDFTIGGNSNRTWFNSISGAFTYWKRSSANVIYTVSVPPSLGSTGQLTNAIDMSSNGVQFSLSLPIYRSKDLKWDFTTNFGHQISKIDAISGGADIILTSLAGSTALVLTPGQPIGQVYGYKALTSLDYVNQEGVRYISAANEGGYQLVDGRVVSKTTYQPQFTNETYPLMNPNPKFNMSFINGVSFKNFVTLNFQFDWVYGSKLYNQTKEWMYRDGISGDFTKQVTIDGKTGAFPAYWSGAYYNLWGSTRGAGNNATKDFFVEDASFVRLRNISLAFDIAKIVKLPYLNKAQIVFTGRNLMTFTKYTGYDPEVSSGSSNSSFDRGVDHSTLPNTKSYQVGLNIGF